From the Arthrobacter sp. PM3 genome, one window contains:
- the nudC gene encoding NAD(+) diphosphatase — protein sequence MQLLPANHLMETVLPVHPALIDRGSAARQKPGMLAEVIRAGAARAVVLSGRQALVSDSRLVLLNAAELAEHLANTPYAPEHVIYLGSALAGADLDAGTELVLFVLPAQFEVRAEEFETHVAGIPTDAQWAGFREVAARLNPTDTALFIEASAIANWHATHTHCPRCGTPTQAEAGGWVRRCPADNSEHFPRTDPAIIVTVVGPDDRILLGGGGPLDARNYSTLAGFVEPGESLEQAVQREIGEEVGVRVTASQYLGSQSWPFPASLMLGFTARTADTEARPDGVEVTRARWFSRSELQEAVLSGEIVISSRLSIARSLIEHWYGGVIQDAADNA from the coding sequence GTGCAGCTCCTCCCGGCAAACCACCTGATGGAGACGGTGCTGCCAGTGCATCCGGCCCTGATCGACCGCGGCTCGGCGGCACGGCAGAAGCCCGGCATGCTGGCCGAGGTGATCCGCGCAGGCGCGGCGCGGGCCGTGGTGCTCTCCGGGCGCCAGGCCCTGGTCAGCGACAGCCGCCTCGTGCTGCTGAATGCGGCCGAACTCGCCGAGCACCTGGCGAACACCCCGTACGCTCCCGAGCACGTGATCTACCTGGGTTCGGCCCTGGCAGGGGCGGACCTGGACGCCGGCACCGAACTCGTCCTCTTCGTCCTGCCGGCCCAGTTTGAGGTCCGGGCCGAGGAATTCGAGACCCATGTGGCCGGGATCCCCACGGACGCCCAGTGGGCAGGGTTCCGTGAAGTCGCGGCCCGGCTGAACCCCACGGACACGGCGCTGTTCATCGAAGCCAGCGCCATCGCCAATTGGCACGCCACCCACACGCACTGCCCGCGCTGCGGCACGCCCACGCAGGCGGAGGCCGGCGGCTGGGTCCGCCGCTGCCCGGCCGACAACTCCGAGCACTTCCCCCGGACGGACCCGGCCATCATCGTGACCGTGGTGGGTCCCGATGACAGGATCCTGCTGGGCGGCGGCGGTCCGCTCGACGCCCGGAACTATTCCACGCTCGCCGGCTTCGTCGAGCCGGGGGAATCGCTCGAACAGGCGGTGCAGCGCGAAATCGGCGAGGAAGTCGGGGTCCGTGTCACCGCCTCGCAATACCTCGGATCGCAGTCCTGGCCCTTCCCCGCGTCGCTGATGCTCGGTTTCACGGCCCGCACCGCGGACACGGAGGCCCGGCCCGACGGCGTCGAGGTCACCAGGGCGCGCTGGTTCAGCCGCAGCGAACTGCAGGAAGCCGTCCTCAGCGGCGAGATCGTCATTTCGAGCCGGCTGTCCATCGCCCGGTCCCTCATCGAACACTGGTACGGCGGCGTCATCCAGGACGCCGCGGACAACGCCTGA
- a CDS encoding macrolide 2'-phosphotransferase → MRRNPIELAAVATAAVPGLTPTAVSSAPDDPADFDAALLVDCEGKRWRVRCPRHAEASTRLETEFLVLRAFAPGIRAELPFLIPTVAGTVRQGQLSTFVYSHLAGATRSLDDLSSGSAALAGEIGAALAAIHDLPRTLVSNADLPSYTPNEFRQRRLNELDQAATTGKIPPLLLRRWEHAMEDVTLWRFNPCVVHGDLHEDNILVEGDRVTAVTGWTDLRIGDPADDMAWLVASNEQDFVNAVLEHYTSARRDVPDAHLLRRAALSAEFALAQYLVKGLAAGNQEMIGEAESMLAALADDVAVHGGQPISVEPLPRPVEVLEADAERADAGPAVPAGSAGPAAQTTAARVSGVRAVPAVQVTPIPLEEAVDHSATETTAAETPQTDAAVTDAPDAGTPDTGTPDAAAPDAMAPAAEAPDSDAGAAGTGDAADAVPAAGDVPTQSIAVVEPVAANEAGDPAVPAAESPAR, encoded by the coding sequence GTGAGAAGGAACCCAATCGAACTGGCAGCTGTAGCAACTGCGGCGGTACCCGGCCTGACCCCGACCGCCGTCAGTTCCGCGCCCGACGATCCGGCAGACTTCGACGCGGCCCTGCTGGTGGACTGCGAGGGTAAGCGGTGGCGTGTCCGCTGCCCGCGGCATGCCGAGGCCAGCACCCGGCTGGAAACCGAATTCCTGGTCCTGAGGGCCTTCGCGCCGGGTATCCGGGCGGAACTGCCGTTCCTCATACCCACCGTCGCCGGCACCGTCCGGCAGGGCCAGCTCAGCACGTTTGTCTACTCGCACCTGGCCGGTGCGACCCGTTCCCTGGACGACCTCAGCAGCGGCTCCGCTGCCCTGGCCGGGGAAATCGGGGCGGCTTTGGCCGCGATCCATGACTTGCCCCGGACCCTTGTGAGCAATGCGGACCTTCCCAGCTACACGCCCAACGAATTCCGCCAGCGGCGCCTGAACGAACTCGACCAGGCCGCCACCACCGGGAAGATCCCGCCGCTGCTGCTGCGGCGCTGGGAACACGCCATGGAGGACGTGACCCTCTGGCGGTTCAACCCCTGCGTGGTCCATGGCGACCTGCACGAGGACAACATTTTGGTCGAGGGCGACCGCGTGACCGCCGTGACGGGCTGGACCGACCTGCGGATCGGCGACCCGGCGGACGACATGGCGTGGCTGGTGGCCTCGAACGAGCAGGACTTTGTGAACGCTGTCCTGGAACACTACACCTCGGCCCGGCGGGACGTTCCCGATGCCCACCTGTTGCGGCGTGCGGCCCTGTCCGCCGAGTTCGCGCTGGCGCAATACCTGGTCAAAGGCCTGGCCGCCGGCAACCAGGAGATGATCGGCGAGGCCGAATCGATGCTCGCCGCCCTGGCCGACGACGTCGCCGTCCACGGCGGACAGCCCATCAGCGTGGAGCCGCTGCCGCGGCCGGTCGAGGTGTTGGAAGCAGACGCGGAACGTGCCGACGCCGGCCCCGCCGTCCCGGCCGGTTCCGCCGGCCCCGCGGCGCAGACGACGGCGGCCCGGGTGTCCGGGGTCCGTGCGGTGCCCGCGGTACAGGTGACGCCTATCCCCCTGGAGGAGGCGGTCGACCACTCGGCCACAGAGACCACCGCGGCAGAAACCCCGCAGACCGACGCCGCGGTGACTGACGCACCCGACGCCGGTACTCCCGACACCGGCACTCCCGACGCCGCTGCCCCGGACGCCATGGCACCGGCCGCCGAGGCGCCCGACAGCGACGCCGGCGCGGCAGGGACCGGTGACGCAGCCGACGCCGTCCCTGCAGCAGGCGACGTCCCCACGCAATCCATCGCCGTGGTGGAGCCGGTTGCCGCCAACGAGGCCGGGGACCCGGCCGTCCCGGCGGCCGAGTCCCCGGCCCGCTAA
- a CDS encoding ATP-dependent DNA helicase, protein MLGEKNSPTAEQSLIISSPLTPRLVIAGAGSGKTATMADRVVWLVANGWVRPEEVLGVTFTRKAAGELASRIRAKLAALQRIAAADTGNSIFPAGLLSADALEPKVSTYHSYASGIVSDYGLRLGVERDVVLLGGAQSFQLASEVVEAFDGDYEHFRSAKATLVKAVIQLAGECAEHLQDPARVGDWLLQRITEFESLPYVADAKKNPTQAAAELSAMLRTRASVADMVGRYTAAKRARGALDFGDLVALAARAADEIPVAAQTERQRYKVVLLDEFQDTSHAQLVLFSRLFGDGHAVTAVGDPNQSIYGFRGASAGQLFHFVREFPVRVGADAARVDAAAAGADHSSPTAGAPARFAVAPTSYLTTAWRNGRNILATANLISAPLSKAAASLGAAGARDTAGAVEVPPLQPSPAAVQGRVVMGRFGTDEAEAAAIAGDVLKFRVTDFDGSQDPDPVPPAMAVLCRRRAQMECIRREFELRGIPYEIVGLGGLLDTPEIIDLVATLRVLADPGRSDSLMRLLAGARWRIGPADLMALKDWSSHLARRRGRSASPDTDDNGDAADEAVIEGDITDSASLVEALDWLPREEWTSAHGRRLSAEARGRLQRLSDELRQLRSFMGDDLTMLLGEVERAMLLDIEVAARSGISIHQARRNLDAFQDAAAGFLRTAQRVDVLAFLAWLEAAAAEENGLDAAAPEINHEAVQLLTVHASKGLEWDVVFVPGLNAGAFPSSRDSRWSSGSAALPWPLRGDRADLPQWDLDQPDQKGWLDAEKEFKSAVQAHGEAEERRLAYVAYTRAKHVLWISSAAWVGSRAGLAGMSPFLAELEGLAAEGAAEIHPQSVSEDALPAESPLTSELEVAEWPYDPLEGPYDPRTGKRLRLVPGRRAAMESAAARVLQAVDPAAATARTDGTDSTDDARRRALRGPAAGWAREAATLLERRSRRAVVQDVHLPGHISASTLVDLDEDADAVVARLRRPVPREPGMSARKGTAFHAWVEEYFGAAGMLDLGEAAGADDHIDEAYGLDSMVETFRQSEWAHRAPAHVEVPVETRIGDVVVRGRIDAVFRDADGGWDLVDWKTGRRPPAAQLKVKAVQLAVYRLAWARLKDVPLEDVRAAFYYVADNQVVRPHDLGSAEKLEEIVAAALGRTAG, encoded by the coding sequence ATGCTGGGGGAGAAGAACAGCCCGACGGCGGAACAGTCCCTGATCATCTCCTCGCCCCTGACACCGCGGCTCGTCATCGCCGGGGCCGGCTCGGGGAAGACCGCCACCATGGCGGACCGGGTGGTATGGCTCGTGGCCAACGGCTGGGTCCGGCCGGAGGAAGTCCTTGGCGTGACGTTCACCCGCAAGGCCGCCGGCGAGCTCGCCTCCAGGATCCGCGCCAAGCTGGCGGCGCTGCAGCGCATCGCGGCCGCCGACACCGGGAACAGTATTTTTCCGGCCGGGCTGCTGAGCGCGGATGCGCTCGAACCGAAGGTCTCCACCTACCACTCCTATGCGAGCGGCATCGTGTCCGACTACGGCCTGCGCCTGGGCGTCGAGCGCGACGTCGTGCTGCTCGGCGGCGCGCAGTCGTTTCAGCTCGCCAGCGAGGTGGTGGAAGCGTTCGACGGCGACTACGAACACTTCCGGTCGGCCAAAGCGACACTCGTCAAAGCCGTGATCCAGCTGGCAGGGGAGTGCGCGGAACACCTCCAGGACCCGGCCCGGGTCGGTGACTGGCTGCTGCAGCGGATCACCGAGTTCGAATCGCTTCCCTACGTCGCCGACGCCAAGAAGAACCCCACGCAGGCCGCGGCCGAGCTCAGCGCCATGCTGCGCACCCGGGCCAGCGTTGCGGACATGGTGGGCCGCTATACCGCGGCCAAGCGCGCCCGCGGCGCCCTGGACTTCGGCGACCTCGTGGCCCTGGCCGCACGGGCGGCCGACGAGATTCCGGTCGCGGCCCAAACGGAGCGGCAACGCTACAAGGTGGTGCTGCTGGACGAGTTCCAGGACACCTCGCACGCCCAGCTCGTCCTGTTCTCCCGCCTGTTCGGTGACGGCCATGCCGTGACCGCGGTGGGGGACCCGAACCAGTCCATCTACGGCTTCCGCGGCGCGTCCGCCGGGCAGCTCTTCCACTTCGTCCGGGAATTCCCGGTCCGCGTCGGCGCGGATGCTGCCCGCGTGGACGCTGCCGCCGCCGGTGCGGACCACAGCAGCCCCACGGCCGGTGCGCCCGCCCGCTTTGCCGTGGCGCCGACGTCGTACCTGACCACCGCGTGGCGCAACGGCCGCAACATCCTCGCCACGGCCAACCTCATTTCCGCACCGCTGAGCAAAGCAGCTGCAAGCCTTGGTGCCGCCGGTGCCCGGGACACTGCCGGCGCCGTCGAGGTCCCGCCCCTGCAGCCCAGCCCCGCCGCGGTCCAGGGCAGGGTCGTGATGGGACGCTTCGGCACAGACGAGGCCGAGGCCGCGGCGATCGCCGGCGACGTCCTAAAATTCCGGGTGACGGACTTCGACGGCTCGCAGGACCCGGATCCGGTGCCCCCGGCCATGGCCGTCCTCTGCCGGCGGCGCGCCCAGATGGAATGCATCCGGCGCGAGTTCGAACTGCGCGGCATACCCTATGAAATCGTCGGCCTCGGCGGGCTGCTGGACACCCCCGAAATCATCGACCTCGTCGCCACGCTCCGGGTCCTGGCCGACCCCGGCCGCTCGGACTCCCTCATGCGCCTGCTGGCCGGTGCGCGGTGGCGGATCGGCCCGGCAGACCTCATGGCCCTGAAGGACTGGTCCAGCCATCTGGCCCGCCGCCGGGGCCGCTCGGCCAGCCCGGACACTGACGATAACGGGGACGCTGCCGACGAGGCCGTGATTGAAGGCGATATCACGGACTCCGCGAGCCTGGTCGAGGCCTTGGACTGGCTGCCGCGCGAAGAGTGGACCTCGGCGCACGGCCGCAGGCTCAGCGCCGAGGCCCGCGGCCGCCTGCAACGGCTCTCGGACGAGCTCCGGCAGCTGCGCAGCTTCATGGGGGATGACCTCACCATGTTGCTCGGCGAGGTAGAACGGGCCATGCTCCTGGACATCGAGGTCGCGGCCCGCTCCGGGATCAGCATCCACCAGGCCCGGCGCAACCTGGACGCCTTCCAGGACGCCGCCGCCGGGTTCCTCCGCACCGCCCAGCGGGTGGATGTCCTGGCCTTCCTGGCCTGGCTGGAGGCTGCGGCGGCCGAGGAAAACGGCCTCGATGCCGCGGCGCCGGAGATTAACCATGAGGCCGTGCAGCTCCTGACCGTGCACGCCTCCAAGGGACTGGAATGGGATGTCGTGTTCGTTCCCGGGCTCAACGCCGGGGCGTTCCCCAGCAGCCGGGACTCGCGGTGGAGCAGCGGAAGCGCGGCCCTGCCCTGGCCGTTGCGCGGTGACCGCGCCGACCTTCCCCAGTGGGACCTGGACCAGCCGGACCAGAAAGGCTGGCTCGACGCCGAGAAGGAGTTCAAGTCCGCCGTGCAGGCGCACGGCGAAGCTGAGGAACGCCGCCTGGCCTACGTGGCCTACACCCGCGCCAAACACGTGCTGTGGATTTCCAGTGCCGCGTGGGTGGGCTCGCGCGCCGGACTGGCCGGGATGTCGCCCTTCCTCGCCGAGCTCGAAGGCCTCGCCGCGGAGGGCGCCGCCGAAATCCATCCGCAGTCCGTGAGCGAGGACGCGCTGCCGGCCGAAAGCCCCCTGACCTCCGAACTCGAAGTCGCCGAATGGCCCTACGACCCACTCGAAGGGCCCTACGATCCCCGGACAGGCAAACGGCTGCGGCTTGTCCCGGGCCGCCGGGCGGCCATGGAATCGGCCGCGGCCCGGGTCCTGCAGGCGGTCGACCCCGCCGCAGCCACCGCGCGCACCGACGGCACCGACAGCACAGACGATGCCCGGCGGCGGGCCCTTCGCGGTCCGGCGGCCGGGTGGGCCAGGGAGGCGGCCACCTTGCTGGAACGCCGGTCGCGGCGTGCAGTGGTCCAGGACGTGCATCTTCCCGGCCATATTTCCGCCTCCACCCTGGTGGACCTGGACGAGGACGCGGACGCCGTCGTGGCCAGGCTGCGCCGGCCGGTTCCGCGCGAACCGGGAATGTCCGCGCGAAAGGGCACGGCGTTCCACGCCTGGGTCGAGGAATACTTCGGCGCCGCCGGGATGCTGGACCTTGGTGAGGCCGCCGGGGCCGACGACCACATCGACGAGGCTTACGGCCTGGACTCCATGGTGGAAACCTTCCGCCAATCCGAGTGGGCACACCGCGCCCCCGCTCATGTCGAGGTTCCGGTCGAGACCAGGATCGGCGACGTCGTGGTCCGGGGACGGATTGACGCCGTCTTCCGTGATGCCGACGGCGGCTGGGACCTCGTGGACTGGAAGACGGGCCGTCGCCCGCCGGCCGCCCAGTTGAAAGTGAAAGCAGTCCAGCTCGCCGTCTACCGCCTGGCCTGGGCACGGCTCAAGGATGTTCCGCTCGAGGACGTCCGGGCCGCGTTCTACTATGTGGCCGACAATCAGGTGGTGCGGCCGCACGACCTCGGGTCAGCGGAGAAGCTGGAAGAAATCGTGGCTGCGGCGCTGGGGAGGACGGCCGGTTAG
- a CDS encoding ATP-dependent DNA helicase — translation MQDRSTQSPRPRAGLRLLPPRTHHGAVPVLSPDQRAAVDLPAGSGPVLVPGAPGTGKSTVLVEAAVHRTRRDGLDPERMLILAPGRLAADTLRDRFTARLDRSLSTTPARTWASYAFDLIRRAKAEGILPLPRPPKLLSGPEQDLIIKELLEGHALPGLELPWPEDLGAALQTRGFRQEVRQLFDRIIESGRTAEDLVALARRCNRSDWIPAAALYSEYRDVLDLRMPEAFDPAGIITAARQIFQDAPDFLAAERDRLQLILVDDIQEANPAVFELLADVAAGKDAIITASPDTVVQGFRGARPDLVAELPRLLAADGMILERPLGTAHRQAPEVAGAWLSVAGRIARRSGGQSARRLEQPGQPAEPEGDPGAGSARQGTVEAHLLPSPVHELRYVAQRILEAQLNDDRDLGDIAVIVRNGGQLSQLQRYLAGQGIPVRIPVAESAVRDEVAVRPLLDAFAVALDPAALTPEAAVSLLTSRIGGATSIELRRLRQSLRREELLGGGGRTSDTLLVEALLEPGALATLGIEGQSARRIARMIGAGRDAAGAPGSNAETVLWALWHSTGLAGRWTDAALAGGAAGARADRDLDAMMALFHTAERFVDQLPGSGPEQFLEYLLSQELPMDTLAARAQVEDAVELMTPASAAGREWPVVIVAGLQEGVWPNTRLRGELLGSTLFADAVEHGVEYALQLDPLSRLREIRYDELRSFSTAVSRAREVLICTAVSSEDEQPSSFLDYVAPLLPGQERRGFTPVERPLTLRALVAELRQYAQLDPAGAESAEAAAVLGGLAGAQPPVPGAHPESWWGLAGLSSGEPVVPAGSTVFVSPSKVETVQKSPLDWFVQAAGGEAATDFARSLGTLVHAIAQDLPDASGSEYVAELVRRWPTLGMKDNWEGKLDFQRAEAMVRKLAQYVLVMRSEGRSLVGIEQDFEVKLADLPADTAGGAGGDGDTTGPARPAVLRGQVDRLEIDAEGRLVIVDLKTGKRQPGKAELERHPQLGAYQAAVLAGGFAGPDDGPPPLPGGAVLAQLGTTTKSPGIQAQPPLDPQDNWALEMVGDAARLMAGRTFQARHDPSKGSHGGHGCRLPEVCPLCVRGKQVTE, via the coding sequence GTGCAAGACCGCAGCACGCAGTCACCGCGACCGCGCGCCGGCCTTCGGCTGCTGCCGCCGCGGACCCACCACGGCGCGGTGCCGGTGCTCTCACCGGACCAGCGCGCCGCCGTCGACCTCCCGGCAGGCTCCGGCCCCGTCCTGGTCCCCGGCGCACCGGGCACCGGCAAATCGACCGTCCTCGTCGAAGCCGCCGTCCACCGCACCCGGCGCGACGGCCTGGACCCGGAACGGATGCTCATCCTGGCCCCCGGCCGGCTCGCCGCCGACACCCTCCGCGACCGCTTCACGGCCCGGCTGGACCGCAGCCTGAGCACGACGCCGGCGCGCACTTGGGCCTCCTACGCCTTCGACCTGATCCGCCGGGCCAAAGCGGAAGGGATCCTGCCGCTGCCCCGCCCGCCCAAGCTGCTCTCCGGCCCGGAACAGGACCTCATCATCAAGGAACTGCTCGAGGGCCATGCCCTGCCCGGGCTCGAACTGCCCTGGCCGGAGGACCTGGGCGCCGCCCTGCAGACCCGCGGGTTCCGCCAGGAGGTACGCCAGCTGTTTGACCGGATCATCGAATCCGGGCGGACGGCCGAGGACCTCGTGGCACTGGCCCGGCGGTGCAACCGGTCCGACTGGATCCCGGCAGCCGCCCTGTACTCCGAATACCGCGACGTCCTGGACCTGCGCATGCCCGAGGCCTTCGACCCCGCCGGCATCATCACCGCCGCGCGCCAGATCTTCCAGGACGCCCCGGATTTCCTCGCCGCCGAGCGCGACCGCCTGCAGCTGATCCTCGTGGACGACATTCAGGAGGCCAACCCTGCGGTCTTCGAACTGCTGGCTGACGTCGCCGCCGGCAAGGATGCCATCATCACCGCCTCCCCGGACACCGTCGTCCAGGGCTTCCGCGGAGCCCGGCCGGATCTCGTGGCGGAACTTCCCCGCCTGCTGGCTGCGGACGGAATGATCCTGGAACGGCCGCTCGGGACCGCGCACCGGCAGGCTCCCGAGGTGGCCGGGGCGTGGCTGTCGGTGGCAGGGCGCATTGCCCGGCGCTCCGGCGGCCAGTCCGCCCGACGCCTCGAACAACCCGGCCAACCCGCGGAGCCGGAAGGGGATCCCGGCGCCGGCAGCGCCCGACAAGGGACCGTCGAGGCGCACCTGCTGCCGTCCCCGGTCCACGAACTGCGGTACGTGGCGCAGCGGATCCTCGAAGCACAGCTCAACGACGACCGGGACCTCGGGGACATTGCCGTGATCGTGCGCAACGGCGGCCAGCTCAGCCAGCTGCAGCGATACCTCGCCGGCCAGGGGATCCCGGTCCGGATTCCCGTGGCCGAATCGGCCGTCCGGGACGAGGTCGCCGTCCGGCCCCTGCTCGACGCCTTTGCCGTTGCCCTGGACCCGGCCGCGCTCACACCGGAAGCGGCCGTGTCCTTGCTGACGTCCCGGATCGGCGGCGCCACCTCGATCGAACTGAGGCGGCTGCGGCAGTCGCTCCGCCGGGAGGAGCTCCTGGGCGGCGGCGGACGCACCAGCGACACCCTCCTGGTCGAGGCCCTGCTGGAGCCCGGCGCCCTGGCCACGCTGGGCATCGAGGGGCAGTCGGCCCGCCGGATCGCGCGGATGATCGGCGCCGGACGGGACGCTGCCGGAGCCCCCGGCAGCAACGCGGAAACGGTCCTTTGGGCGCTCTGGCACTCCACCGGGCTCGCCGGACGCTGGACCGACGCTGCCCTGGCCGGAGGCGCTGCCGGTGCCCGGGCCGACCGCGACCTCGACGCCATGATGGCCTTGTTCCATACGGCGGAGCGGTTTGTGGACCAGCTGCCGGGCTCCGGGCCGGAGCAGTTCCTGGAGTACCTGCTGAGCCAGGAACTCCCCATGGACACCCTGGCCGCCCGGGCGCAGGTGGAAGACGCGGTGGAACTCATGACGCCGGCCAGCGCCGCCGGCCGGGAATGGCCAGTCGTGATCGTGGCCGGGCTCCAGGAAGGCGTATGGCCCAACACCCGGCTGCGCGGCGAGCTGCTCGGCAGCACCCTGTTCGCCGACGCCGTCGAACACGGCGTGGAGTACGCCCTGCAGCTGGATCCACTCAGCCGGCTGCGTGAAATCCGCTACGACGAACTCCGGAGCTTTTCCACCGCGGTGTCCCGCGCCCGCGAGGTGCTGATCTGCACGGCCGTGTCCTCGGAGGACGAGCAGCCGTCCTCCTTCCTGGACTACGTGGCGCCGCTGCTCCCGGGGCAGGAGCGCCGGGGCTTCACCCCGGTCGAGCGCCCGCTGACACTCCGGGCGCTGGTCGCGGAACTGCGCCAGTACGCCCAGCTTGACCCCGCCGGGGCCGAGTCGGCCGAGGCAGCGGCCGTGCTGGGCGGACTGGCCGGGGCGCAACCCCCGGTTCCCGGCGCCCACCCGGAGAGCTGGTGGGGACTGGCCGGGCTCTCGTCCGGGGAGCCGGTCGTCCCGGCCGGCAGCACGGTCTTCGTGTCGCCGTCCAAGGTCGAAACCGTGCAGAAGTCGCCGCTGGACTGGTTCGTCCAGGCCGCGGGCGGCGAAGCCGCCACGGATTTCGCCCGCAGCCTGGGCACCCTGGTCCACGCGATTGCGCAGGACCTCCCGGACGCCTCGGGCAGCGAATACGTCGCCGAACTCGTCCGGCGCTGGCCCACGCTCGGGATGAAGGACAACTGGGAAGGCAAATTGGACTTCCAACGGGCCGAAGCCATGGTCCGCAAGCTCGCCCAGTATGTCCTCGTGATGCGCAGCGAAGGCCGGAGCCTGGTCGGCATCGAGCAGGACTTCGAGGTCAAGCTGGCGGACCTTCCCGCGGACACCGCCGGCGGAGCAGGCGGCGACGGCGACACCACAGGCCCGGCGCGGCCCGCCGTGCTTCGCGGCCAGGTGGACAGGCTGGAGATCGATGCCGAGGGACGGCTGGTGATCGTGGACCTGAAGACCGGCAAGCGCCAGCCCGGCAAGGCGGAGCTGGAGCGGCACCCGCAGCTGGGCGCCTATCAGGCCGCCGTGCTGGCCGGCGGCTTCGCCGGTCCGGACGACGGGCCGCCGCCGCTGCCGGGCGGGGCTGTCCTGGCCCAGCTCGGCACCACCACCAAGAGCCCGGGGATCCAGGCCCAGCCGCCCCTGGATCCGCAGGACAACTGGGCGCTGGAGATGGTCGGTGACGCCGCCCGCCTCATGGCCGGCCGGACCTTCCAGGCCCGCCATGATCCGTCCAAGGGAAGCCACGGCGGCCACGGCTGCCGGCTCCCGGAAGTGTGCCCGCTGTGCGTGCGGGGAAAGCAGGTTACTGAATGA
- a CDS encoding MGMT family protein, with protein sequence MRTEYVEAVLDLVALIPAGAAVAYGDVAELLGSGGPRQVGSVMSHHGSGVPWWRVLKSSGDAPPGHEREALELYLAEGTPLLGNYTDYRRTGEGRWRVDLAAGRWAPTDAEFDRIDVIAERLDRQLHRLSVPDDEMTV encoded by the coding sequence ATGCGGACGGAGTATGTCGAGGCGGTGCTGGACCTGGTGGCGTTGATCCCCGCCGGTGCGGCGGTGGCCTACGGCGATGTCGCCGAACTGCTCGGTTCCGGCGGCCCCCGGCAGGTCGGCTCCGTCATGAGCCACCATGGCAGCGGCGTGCCCTGGTGGCGTGTCCTGAAGTCCAGCGGGGACGCACCGCCCGGCCACGAGCGCGAGGCGCTGGAGCTCTACCTGGCCGAGGGGACACCGCTGCTGGGCAACTACACTGACTATCGCCGGACCGGCGAGGGGCGCTGGCGCGTGGATCTGGCCGCCGGCCGGTGGGCGCCCACGGACGCCGAATTCGACCGGATCGACGTCATCGCTGAACGGCTCGACCGGCAGTTGCATCGATTGTCGGTACCCGATGATGAAATGACTGTGTGA
- a CDS encoding 3'-5' exonuclease, which yields MSTWNSLPRAAFDLETTGRNSRSARIVTASVTVVDAAGEVVKEHEWLADPGVEIPAEASEVHGITTEKARSEGRPAAEVTRELAAVLQELFDTGVPVIAFNASYDFTVLAAESARYGVPQLSRFPVLDPYIMNKQVDRYRKGKRTLTALCEEYGVSLDNAHTSAADALATLRMLDAMAGKFPKLRMPAGNLHQLQVEWASAQAADFQSYLRKTKPAAVIEGDWPVLPPEDAGRGEF from the coding sequence ATGAGCACTTGGAACAGCCTTCCCCGCGCAGCTTTCGACCTCGAAACGACGGGCCGCAACTCCCGCTCGGCGCGGATTGTCACGGCGTCGGTCACGGTTGTGGATGCCGCCGGCGAGGTCGTCAAGGAACACGAGTGGCTCGCCGACCCGGGGGTCGAGATTCCCGCCGAGGCCAGCGAGGTCCACGGGATCACCACGGAGAAGGCCCGCAGCGAGGGCCGGCCCGCCGCCGAGGTGACGCGCGAACTCGCCGCCGTGCTCCAGGAGCTCTTCGACACCGGCGTGCCGGTCATCGCCTTCAATGCCAGCTACGACTTCACGGTGCTCGCGGCCGAGTCGGCCCGCTACGGAGTTCCTCAGCTGAGCCGGTTCCCCGTCCTGGACCCCTACATCATGAACAAGCAGGTGGACCGGTACCGCAAAGGCAAGCGCACCCTGACGGCTCTGTGCGAGGAATACGGCGTCAGCCTGGACAACGCCCACACCTCGGCCGCCGACGCCCTGGCCACCTTGCGCATGCTCGATGCCATGGCCGGGAAATTCCCCAAGCTGAGGATGCCCGCAGGCAACCTGCACCAGCTCCAGGTCGAATGGGCCTCCGCCCAGGCGGCGGATTTCCAGAGCTACCTGCGCAAGACCAAACCGGCCGCCGTGATTGAGGGCGACTGGCCCGTCCTGCCCCCGGAGGACGCCGGCCGGGGCGAGTTCTGA